One genomic region from Ralstonia pickettii DTP0602 encodes:
- a CDS encoding alcohol dehydrogenase, producing the protein MTAAKAVYLDPPAGFERIVIGEATAAPPGPGEITVRIRASSLNYHDYAVVSGRRGLTERRIPMADGAGEVTAVGAGVKAFAVGDHVVSTFFPTWHDGEPRLCDFATVPGDGVDGFARETVTLPEACFTRAPHGYSHAEAATLTTAGLTAWRALFVDGALKPGETVLVLGTGGVSVFALQFAKAAGARVIATSSSDEKLGRLQTLGADCLINYRKTAQWGETVREMTDGAGVDHVIEVGGAATLDQSMTAARVGGHIAVIGSLGNPTGPVTVTQLLRKHLRLTGLLVGSRRHQLDMVRALNATGIRPVIDRHFPLEAMADAFRYQELNQHIGKIVLDI; encoded by the coding sequence ATGACTGCAGCAAAAGCCGTTTACCTCGATCCGCCGGCCGGCTTCGAGCGCATCGTCATCGGGGAAGCCACGGCCGCCCCCCCGGGACCGGGCGAGATCACCGTCCGCATACGTGCCAGTTCGCTCAACTATCATGACTACGCCGTGGTGTCCGGCCGTCGGGGCTTGACGGAAAGGCGCATTCCGATGGCGGACGGCGCCGGGGAGGTCACAGCCGTTGGCGCGGGCGTTAAGGCATTCGCGGTCGGCGACCATGTCGTCAGCACGTTCTTCCCGACGTGGCATGACGGAGAGCCGCGCTTGTGCGATTTCGCTACTGTCCCCGGGGATGGCGTCGACGGCTTTGCGCGGGAAACCGTGACGTTGCCTGAAGCCTGCTTCACGCGCGCTCCGCACGGCTACAGCCACGCCGAGGCCGCAACGCTGACCACGGCCGGGCTGACAGCCTGGCGGGCATTGTTTGTCGATGGCGCCTTGAAGCCCGGAGAGACCGTGCTGGTCCTCGGCACTGGCGGCGTATCGGTCTTTGCGCTGCAATTTGCCAAAGCGGCCGGCGCGCGGGTAATTGCCACCTCATCCTCGGACGAGAAGCTTGGCAGGCTTCAGACGCTTGGCGCAGATTGCCTGATCAACTATCGCAAGACGGCGCAGTGGGGCGAGACCGTACGCGAGATGACAGATGGCGCTGGCGTCGACCATGTTATCGAGGTTGGCGGCGCCGCGACCCTCGACCAATCGATGACGGCGGCCCGTGTCGGCGGACATATCGCCGTGATCGGCTCGCTGGGGAACCCGACCGGGCCGGTCACCGTCACCCAGCTGCTGCGCAAGCATCTGCGCCTGACCGGCTTGCTGGTGGGGAGCCGCCGACACCAGCTTGACATGGTACGTGCCCTGAATGCCACTGGCATCCGCCCGGTCATTGACCGGCACTTCCCGCTGGAAGCGATGGCTGACGCCTTTCGGTACCAGGAGTTGAATCAGCACATCGGCAAGATCGTACTGGATATCTGA
- a CDS encoding 3-methylcrotonyl-CoA carboxylase subunit alpha (K01958: PC, pyc; pyruvate carboxylase [EC:6.4.1.1]), with product MDYTPIKSLLIANRSEISIRVMRAAAEMNVRTVAIYSKEDRLALHRFKADESYLVGEGKKPLAAYLDIDDILRIARQAKVDAIHPGYGFLSENPDFAQAVIDAGIRWIGPSPEVMRKLGNKVAARNAAIEAGVPVMPATDPLPHDLEACKRLAAGIGYPLMLKASWGGGGRGMRVLESEQDLEGALAAARREALAAFGNDEVYVEKLVRKARHVEVQVLGDTHGNLVHLYERDCTVQRRNQKVVERAPAPYLDDAGRAALCESALRLMRAVGYTHAGTVEFLMDADSGQFYFIEVNPRIQVEHTVTEMVTGIDIVKAQIRITEGGHIGMTENTRNADGAITVRAAGVPAQAQIALNGHALQCRITTEDPENGFLPDYGRLTAYRSAAGFGVRLDAGTAYGGAVITPYYDSLLVKVTTWAPTAAESIRRMDRALREFRIRGVASNLQFLENVINHSAFRSGDVTTRFIDLTPELLAFTKRLDRATKLLRYLGEVSVNGHPEMSGRSLPSLPLPRPVLPAVDTSGALPYGTRDRLRELGAEKFSRWMLDQKQVLLTDTTMRDAHQSLFATRMRTADMLPIAPFYARELSQLFSLECWGGATFDVALRFLKEDPWQRLEQLRERVPNVLFQMLLRGSNAVGYTNYADNVVRFFVRQAASSGVDVFRVFDSLNWVRNMRVAIDAVGESGALCEGAICYTGDLFDKSRAKYDLKYYVGIARELQRAGVHVLGIKDMAGICRPQAAAALVKALKEETGLPVHFHTHDTSGISAASALAAIEAGCDAVDGALDAMSGLTSQPNLSSIVAALAGSERDPGLSLERLHEASMYWEGVRRYYAPFESEIRAGTADVYRHEMPGGQYTNLREQARSLGIEHRWTEVSRAYADVNHLFGDIVKVTPTSKVVGDLALMMVANDLTAADVSDPAKEIAFPESVVSLFKGELGFPPDGFPAELSRKVLRGEPPAPYRPGDQIPAVDLDAARAAGEAACEQALDDRQLASYLMYPKQTGEYHAHVRAYSDTSVLPTPAFLYGLQPQEEVGVDIAAGKTLLVSLQGTHPDAEEGVIKVQFELNGQSRTTLVEQRSTTHASVVRSSRPVADPGNPLHIAAPMPGSIVTVAVQPGQRVAAGTTLMALEAMKMETHIAADRDCEIAAVHVKQGDRVAAKDLLIELKQ from the coding sequence ATGGACTACACACCGATCAAATCCCTGCTGATTGCCAACCGTTCCGAGATCTCGATCCGCGTGATGCGCGCGGCCGCCGAGATGAATGTCCGCACGGTGGCGATCTATTCGAAAGAAGACCGCCTCGCGCTCCATCGCTTCAAGGCTGACGAGAGCTACCTGGTCGGCGAGGGCAAGAAGCCGCTGGCCGCTTACCTCGACATCGACGACATCCTGCGCATTGCCAGGCAGGCGAAGGTCGACGCCATCCATCCAGGCTATGGTTTTCTCTCTGAAAACCCCGACTTCGCGCAGGCAGTGATCGATGCGGGGATCCGCTGGATCGGCCCGTCGCCGGAGGTCATGCGCAAGCTTGGCAACAAGGTGGCGGCGCGCAATGCGGCGATCGAGGCGGGCGTCCCGGTGATGCCGGCAACCGATCCGCTGCCCCATGACCTGGAAGCGTGCAAGCGACTGGCCGCGGGCATCGGCTACCCGCTGATGCTCAAGGCAAGCTGGGGCGGCGGCGGGCGCGGCATGCGGGTCCTGGAAAGCGAGCAGGACCTCGAGGGCGCTCTCGCCGCCGCGCGGCGCGAGGCGCTGGCCGCGTTCGGCAACGACGAGGTGTATGTCGAAAAGCTGGTGCGCAAGGCGCGCCATGTCGAGGTGCAGGTGCTCGGCGACACGCATGGCAACCTCGTGCATCTCTACGAGCGGGACTGTACCGTGCAGCGGCGCAACCAGAAGGTCGTCGAACGGGCTCCCGCCCCCTACCTCGACGATGCCGGCCGGGCTGCGCTGTGCGAGTCGGCACTGCGGCTGATGCGCGCGGTCGGGTACACGCACGCCGGCACGGTCGAATTCCTGATGGATGCGGACTCCGGGCAGTTCTACTTCATCGAGGTCAATCCGCGCATCCAGGTCGAGCACACGGTCACGGAGATGGTCACCGGGATCGATATCGTCAAGGCGCAGATCCGCATCACGGAGGGCGGCCATATCGGCATGACCGAAAACACGCGCAACGCAGACGGTGCCATCACCGTGCGTGCCGCGGGCGTTCCGGCCCAGGCGCAGATTGCGTTGAACGGGCACGCGCTGCAATGCCGGATTACGACCGAGGACCCGGAAAACGGCTTCCTGCCGGACTATGGACGGCTCACCGCCTACCGCAGCGCTGCGGGCTTCGGCGTGCGCCTGGATGCCGGTACCGCCTACGGTGGCGCGGTGATCACGCCGTATTACGATTCCCTGCTGGTCAAGGTCACGACCTGGGCACCGACCGCCGCCGAGTCGATCCGGCGCATGGACCGCGCGCTGCGCGAATTCCGCATTCGCGGTGTCGCTTCAAACCTGCAGTTCCTCGAAAACGTCATCAATCATTCCGCCTTCCGGTCTGGCGATGTCACCACGCGCTTTATCGACCTGACGCCGGAACTGCTGGCGTTCACCAAGCGCCTGGACCGCGCCACCAAGCTGCTGCGCTACCTGGGCGAGGTCAGCGTCAACGGCCACCCGGAAATGAGCGGCCGCTCGCTGCCGTCGCTGCCGCTGCCCAGGCCGGTGCTGCCGGCCGTGGATACCAGCGGTGCGCTGCCCTATGGCACGCGCGACCGCCTGCGCGAGCTCGGCGCCGAAAAGTTCTCGCGGTGGATGCTGGACCAGAAACAGGTGCTGCTGACCGACACGACCATGCGCGACGCGCACCAGTCATTGTTTGCCACGCGCATGCGCACCGCGGACATGCTGCCGATCGCGCCGTTCTACGCGCGCGAGCTGTCGCAGCTGTTCTCGCTGGAGTGCTGGGGCGGCGCCACCTTCGACGTGGCGCTGCGCTTCCTCAAGGAAGATCCGTGGCAACGCCTTGAGCAGTTGCGCGAGCGGGTGCCCAACGTGCTGTTCCAGATGCTGCTGCGTGGTTCGAATGCTGTCGGCTATACCAACTATGCGGACAACGTGGTGCGCTTCTTCGTACGCCAGGCCGCCAGTTCCGGCGTGGATGTGTTCCGCGTGTTCGATTCGCTGAACTGGGTGCGCAATATGCGCGTGGCGATCGATGCCGTCGGCGAAAGCGGCGCGCTCTGCGAAGGCGCGATCTGCTATACCGGGGACCTGTTCGACAAGTCGCGCGCCAAGTACGACCTGAAGTACTACGTCGGTATCGCCCGCGAACTGCAGCGTGCCGGCGTGCACGTGCTGGGCATCAAGGACATGGCGGGCATCTGCCGTCCGCAGGCGGCGGCCGCGTTGGTCAAGGCACTCAAGGAGGAAACCGGACTGCCGGTGCATTTCCATACGCACGACACCAGCGGCATCTCGGCGGCTTCCGCACTGGCTGCCATCGAGGCCGGCTGCGATGCCGTCGACGGCGCGCTCGATGCCATGAGCGGGCTCACCTCGCAGCCCAACCTGTCAAGCATCGTCGCGGCCCTGGCGGGCAGCGAACGCGATCCCGGACTCAGCCTGGAGCGGCTGCATGAGGCGTCGATGTACTGGGAAGGGGTGCGTCGTTACTACGCGCCGTTCGAATCCGAAATCCGCGCCGGCACGGCCGACGTGTACCGTCACGAGATGCCGGGCGGCCAGTACACCAACCTGCGCGAGCAGGCCCGCTCGCTCGGTATCGAGCATCGCTGGACCGAGGTGTCGCGCGCCTACGCCGATGTCAACCACTTGTTCGGCGACATCGTCAAGGTGACGCCCACGTCCAAGGTAGTGGGGGATCTGGCATTGATGATGGTGGCCAACGATCTGACTGCCGCCGATGTGTCCGATCCGGCCAAGGAGATCGCATTTCCTGAATCGGTGGTCTCATTGTTCAAGGGTGAACTGGGCTTCCCGCCCGATGGCTTCCCCGCGGAACTCTCGCGCAAGGTGCTCAGGGGCGAGCCGCCCGCGCCTTACCGGCCAGGGGACCAGATCCCGGCAGTCGATCTCGATGCGGCCCGCGCCGCGGGCGAAGCGGCCTGCGAGCAGGCGCTTGACGACCGGCAGCTGGCGTCGTACCTGATGTATCCGAAGCAGACCGGCGAGTACCACGCGCATGTGCGCGCCTATAGCGATACTTCGGTGTTGCCCACGCCGGCATTCCTGTACGGCCTGCAGCCGCAGGAAGAAGTGGGCGTCGACATCGCGGCAGGCAAGACCCTGCTGGTTTCCCTGCAAGGCACGCACCCTGATGCCGAAGAGGGCGTCATCAAGGTCCAGTTCGAACTGAACGGACAATCGCGCACAACCTTGGTCGAGCAGCGCAGCACCACGCATGCGAGCGTGGTGCGCAGCAGCCGTCCGGTTGCCGATCCCGGCAATCCGCTGCATATCGCCGCGCCCATGCCGGGCTCGATCGTGACGGTGGCGGTCCAGCCGGGACAGCGCGTGGCAGCGGGTACGACGCTGATGGCGCTGGAGGCGATGAAGATGGAAACCCACATCGCAGCGGATCGCGACTGCGAAATCGCCGCGGTGCATGTGAAACAGGGTGACCGTGTGGCGGCGAAGGACTTACTGATTGAGCTGAAGCAGTGA
- a CDS encoding hypothetical protein (K01113: phoD; alkaline phosphatase D [EC:3.1.3.1]): MQRRTFLHLAAAAGLATHLPRWARSATLPQRDLFALGVASGAPTADGFVLWTRLLDGAIPGTAQADARGITPLQGALTVQWEVAEDEAFRRIVRRGHAQALPELGHSVHVEVGGLRPDRWYFYRFMHGDAATTTARTRTAPAADTLAPRVRFAFASCQRWEQGHYAAYRQMRQEDLDLVVFLGDYIYENAVVASAAQLPRTHSLPRATSLQDFRDRYALYKSDPLLQAMHGACPWLVTWDDHEVQNDYAARVGSEPAADFLARRTAGYQAFYENMPLRASALVHGSSGLGTPDALRVHSRHRWGRLVDFHVLDDRQYRDIQACREPGQPRKGSVSPDQCSALDDPRRTMLGSAQGQWLAQGLAQDRRDQTRWSAIAQQTIFSRRNYKALPAESFHSDTWDGYPAARQRLLDSIVAAAPRNTVFIGGDIHQHYACNVLADFNDAKSRVIASEFCTTSIASASGSTVESAARIAALNPHILHARPDQRGYTVVEATPERWASTLRGVEDVARVDSPVGTQAAFVVEDGRPGVQRVGGSQALAYPGTSEA; the protein is encoded by the coding sequence ATGCAACGAAGAACCTTTCTGCATCTGGCGGCAGCCGCCGGCCTCGCCACGCACCTGCCCCGCTGGGCAAGATCGGCCACGCTGCCCCAGCGCGACCTGTTCGCGCTGGGCGTGGCGAGCGGCGCGCCCACTGCCGACGGATTCGTGCTGTGGACCCGCCTGCTCGACGGGGCGATCCCGGGCACGGCGCAAGCCGATGCGCGTGGCATCACACCATTGCAGGGCGCACTGACAGTCCAGTGGGAAGTCGCCGAAGACGAGGCATTCCGGCGGATCGTCCGCCGTGGCCACGCGCAAGCCCTGCCGGAGCTCGGCCACTCCGTCCACGTGGAGGTCGGCGGGCTGCGCCCGGACCGCTGGTACTTCTACCGTTTCATGCATGGTGACGCGGCGACCACTACCGCACGCACCCGCACCGCGCCTGCGGCCGATACGCTGGCGCCGCGCGTCCGCTTCGCGTTCGCTTCGTGCCAGCGCTGGGAACAGGGCCACTATGCGGCGTACCGGCAGATGCGGCAGGAAGACCTGGACCTGGTGGTGTTCCTCGGCGACTACATCTACGAGAACGCAGTGGTGGCGAGCGCGGCGCAGTTGCCGCGCACGCACAGCCTGCCCAGGGCGACCAGCCTGCAGGACTTCCGCGACCGCTATGCGCTGTACAAGAGCGATCCGCTTCTGCAGGCCATGCATGGCGCCTGCCCGTGGCTGGTCACCTGGGACGATCACGAAGTCCAGAACGACTACGCGGCACGCGTGGGCAGCGAACCGGCGGCGGACTTCCTCGCCCGGCGCACCGCGGGATACCAGGCGTTCTACGAGAACATGCCGCTCCGGGCGAGCGCGCTGGTCCATGGCTCGTCCGGCCTGGGCACGCCGGACGCGCTGCGCGTCCATTCGCGGCATCGCTGGGGACGCCTGGTCGATTTCCATGTGCTGGACGACCGGCAGTATCGCGATATCCAGGCCTGTCGCGAGCCGGGGCAGCCGCGCAAGGGCTCGGTGTCGCCAGACCAGTGCAGCGCCCTCGACGACCCGCGCCGCACCATGCTCGGCAGCGCGCAGGGGCAATGGCTCGCGCAAGGGCTGGCGCAGGACCGGCGCGACCAGACCCGCTGGAGCGCGATCGCCCAGCAGACCATCTTCTCGCGGCGCAACTACAAGGCGTTGCCGGCGGAATCCTTCCACAGCGACACCTGGGACGGCTATCCCGCCGCGCGCCAGCGGCTGCTCGACAGCATCGTGGCGGCGGCGCCGCGCAATACGGTGTTCATCGGCGGCGATATCCACCAGCACTATGCCTGCAATGTGCTGGCCGATTTCAACGACGCGAAGTCTCGCGTGATCGCCAGCGAGTTCTGCACGACCTCGATCGCCTCGGCGTCGGGAAGCACCGTGGAGAGCGCCGCCAGGATCGCGGCGCTGAACCCGCATATCCTCCACGCGCGGCCGGACCAGCGCGGCTACACCGTGGTCGAGGCCACGCCCGAACGCTGGGCCAGCACGCTGCGCGGTGTGGAGGACGTGGCGCGGGTGGACAGCCCGGTCGGAACGCAGGCGGCGTTTGTCGTGGAGGACGGGCGGCCGGGGGTGCAGCGCGTGGGGGGATCCCAGGCGCTGGCATATCCCGGCACGTCCGAGGCATAA
- a CDS encoding LacI family transcription regulator (K02525: kdgR; LacI family transcriptional regulator, kdg operon repressor): MPPRPVTRPASDLKPAEKLTIQDVADYAGVSKATVSRYLNRGGEQLSADVEARVAAAIRALGYSPSPMAQGLKRGKSRLIGLVVADVSNSFSVAVLRGVEKACRDAGYMVMLFNLGNDEQLEREAIRSLSAYRVEGFILHTLGHDAGALADAAQLGKPVVLVDRKVGDAEVDLVALDNLTAVHEAAGHLVEAGYRHVLFISEPIKAISSRNERARAFQSYIAEHADSLGGTIFEAHRGDDDALDEALRDLRRRAGQAPVAVLAANAVISLRVAASAARLGWQLGTDLGLIGFDDPEWAALVGPGLSAISQPTDDIGRVATNCLIERLQGAQLPPRRVLLPGTLVTRGSTRRG; encoded by the coding sequence ATGCCGCCGCGCCCCGTGACCCGACCTGCGTCCGACCTGAAACCTGCCGAGAAACTCACCATCCAGGACGTTGCCGACTATGCGGGCGTCTCGAAGGCAACCGTATCGCGCTACCTGAACCGGGGCGGCGAGCAGTTGTCCGCGGACGTAGAGGCGCGCGTGGCCGCGGCCATCCGCGCGCTCGGCTATAGCCCCAGCCCCATGGCGCAGGGGCTCAAGCGCGGCAAGTCGCGCCTGATCGGGCTGGTGGTGGCGGATGTTTCCAATTCGTTCTCGGTGGCCGTGCTGCGTGGAGTAGAAAAGGCCTGTCGCGACGCCGGCTATATGGTGATGCTGTTCAACCTCGGCAATGACGAGCAACTGGAACGAGAGGCCATCCGCTCGCTGTCGGCCTACCGGGTCGAGGGTTTTATCCTGCACACACTGGGCCACGATGCCGGCGCCCTTGCCGATGCGGCGCAATTGGGCAAACCGGTTGTACTGGTCGACCGCAAGGTCGGCGATGCGGAAGTCGACCTGGTGGCCCTGGACAACCTGACCGCCGTCCATGAAGCTGCCGGCCACCTGGTCGAAGCCGGCTATCGGCACGTGCTCTTCATCAGCGAGCCGATCAAGGCCATCAGCTCACGCAACGAGCGGGCCCGCGCCTTCCAGAGCTACATCGCCGAACACGCGGACTCGCTTGGCGGGACCATCTTTGAAGCCCACAGGGGTGACGACGATGCCCTGGATGAAGCGCTGCGCGACCTGCGCCGCCGTGCCGGCCAGGCGCCCGTTGCCGTGCTGGCGGCCAACGCAGTGATCTCGCTGCGCGTGGCCGCATCGGCCGCCAGACTGGGGTGGCAGCTCGGCACCGACCTTGGCCTGATCGGCTTCGATGATCCGGAATGGGCTGCATTGGTCGGTCCAGGCCTCAGCGCCATTTCCCAGCCCACCGACGATATCGGGCGCGTCGCCACCAACTGCCTGATCGAGCGCCTGCAAGGCGCGCAGCTGCCGCCGCGCCGGGTCCTGTTGCCCGGCACCCTGGTCACTCGCGGGTCCACGCGCCGCGGCTGA